One window of the Macaca thibetana thibetana isolate TM-01 chromosome 13, ASM2454274v1, whole genome shotgun sequence genome contains the following:
- the ARID5A gene encoding AT-rich interactive domain-containing protein 5A: MAAPVKGNRKQSAEGDILDPPASPKPVGEQNGSQNPIPLEDSPEAGGEREEEQEREEEQAFLVSLYKFMKERHTPIERVPHLGFKQINLWKIYKAVEKLGAYELVTGRRLWKNVYDELGGSPGSTSAATCTRRHYERLVLPYVRHLKGEDDKPLPTSKPRKQYKMAKENRGDDGATERPKKAKEERRMDQMMPGKTKADVADPAPLLSQEAPRNSTEQQGPASGSSVSFVGASGCPEAYKRLLSSFYCKGTHGIMSPLAKKKLLAQVSKVEALQCQEEGCRHGAEPQASPAVHLPGSPQSPKGLTENSRHRLTSQEGLQSPGGSLREEAQAGPCPAAPIFTGCFHTHPTEVLKPVSQHPRDFFSRLKDGVLLGPPGKEGLSVKEPQLVWGGDANRPSAFHKGGSRKGVLYPKPKACWVSPMAKVPPESPTLPPTFPGSTGLGSKRSLEEEGAAHSGKRLRAVSPFLKEADAKKCGAKPAGSGLVSCLLGPALGPVPPEAYRGTMLHCPLNFTGTPGPLKGQAALPFSPLVIPAFPAHFLATAGPSPMAAGLMHFPPTSFDSALRHRLCPASSAWHAPPVTTYAAPHFFHLNTKL, encoded by the exons CAGCTCCTGTCAAAGGGAACAGGAAGCAGTCCGCAGAGGGTGACATCCTAGATCCACCTGCATCCCCCAAACCTGTTGGCGAGCAGAACGGGAGCCAGAACCCCATCCCACTGGAG GACTCCCCCGAGGCAGGCGGGGAgcgggaggaggagcaggagcggGAGGAGGAGCAGGCCTTCCTGGTCAGCCTCTACAAGTTCATGAAGGAGCGACACACGCCCATCGAGAGGGTGCCCCATCTCGGCTTCAAGCAGA TTAACCTGTGGAAGATCTACAAGGCAGTGGAGAAGCTGGGGGCCTATGAGCTG GTGACCGGGCGCCGCCTCTGGAAGAACGTGTACGACGAGCTGGGGGGCAGCCCGGGCAGCACCAGCGCGGCCACGTGCACGCGCCGCCACTACGAGAG GCTGGTCCTGCCATATGTGCGGCACCTGAAGGGGGAGGATGACAAGCCGCTGCCCACCTCCAAGCCCAGGAAACAGTACAAGATGGCCAAGGAGAACAGGGGGGATGATGGGGCCACCGAGCGGCCGAAGAAGGCCAAGGAGGAGCGGCGCATGGACCAG ATGATGCCAGGAAAGACCAAAGCAGATGTTGCTGACCCAGCACCGCTTCTTAGCCAGGAGGCCCCCAGGAACAGTACAGAACAGCAGGGCCCGGCCTCTGGGTCTTCTGTGTCCTTTGTGGGTGCCAGCGGCTGCCCTGAGGCCTACAAGCGGCTCCTATCCAGCTTCTACTGCAAGGGGACACACGGCATCATGTCACCACTGGCCAAAAAGAAGCTCCTGGCCCAGGTGAGCAAGGTGGAGGCCTTGCAGTGCCAGGAGGAGGGCTGTCGCCATGGGGCAGAGCCCCAGGCGTCCCCAGCTGTTCACCTCCCAGGGAGTCCCCAGAGCCCCAAAGGGCTGACTGAGAATTCCAGGCACCGGCTGACCTCTCAGGAGGGATTGCAGTCCCCGGGTGGCAGCCTCAGGGAGGAGGCGCAGGCGGGCCCCTGCCCGGCAGCCCCCATCTTCACGGGCTGCTTCCACACCCACCCCACCGAGGTGCTGAAGCCTGTCAGCCAGCACCCCAGGGACTTCTTCTCCAGACTTAAAGATGGGGTGCTATTGGGGCCTCCTGGCAAAGAGGGGCTGTCAGTGAAAGAGCCCCAGCTGGTGTGGGGCGGGGACGCCAACCGCCCTTCTGCATTCCACAAAGGCGGCTCCAGAAAGGGCGTTCTCTACCCCAAGCCCAAAGCCTGCTGGGTGTCCCCCATGGCCAAGGTCCCACCCGAGAGCCCCACGCTCCCGCCCACCTTTCCTGGTAGCACAGGCCTGGGCAGCAAGCGCAGCCTGGAGGAAGAGGGTGCTGCCCACAGTGGGAAGAGACTGCGGGCCGTGTCTCCCTTTCTTAAGGAGGCAGATGCCAAGAAATGTGGGGCCAAACCTGCGGGGTCCGGCCTGGTCTCCTGCCTTCTGGGCCCAGCCCTGGGGCCTGTGCCCCCAGAGGCCTACAGGGGCACCATGCTGCACTGCCCGCTGAACTTCACTGGCACCCCAGGCCCCTTGAAGGGCCAGGCTGCACTCCCCTTCAGCCCCCTGGTCATCCCAGCCTTCCCAGCCCACTTCCTGGCCACTGCGGGCCCCTCACCCATGGCCGCTGGCTTGATGCACTTCCCGCCCACGTCCTTCGACAGTGCTCTCCGCCACAGACTTTGCCCGGCCTCATCTGCCTGGCACGCACCACCAGTCACAACCTATGCAGCGCCCCACTTCTTCCACCTCAACACCAAGCTGTAG